In Cydia fagiglandana chromosome 3, ilCydFagi1.1, whole genome shotgun sequence, the following are encoded in one genomic region:
- the LOC134679867 gene encoding probable peroxisomal acyl-coenzyme A oxidase 1 encodes MAPEVAVNEDLIRERKKCNFNIEELTYIIDGGRERTEDRRNIESIAFKKEHLEVVNKGPPEECLSLKERYERAIEKSCLFAVLFKNFVSTGDVDIETIGSSFLRRTADAYLNEQSPFAVHLGMFVTTILGQGTPDQQAEWLPSALDMQIVGTYAQTELGHGTFIRGLETTATYDPEMEQFVLHTPTLSAHKWWPGGLGKTANHAVVIAQLYTKGECHGTHPFIVQIRDRENHMPLPGIRVGEIGPRMGYINADNGFLGFDHVRIPRENMLMKNAQVLKDGTYVKKSHKKMTYGTMVFIRVILVNDAAFNLAKAVTIAVRYSAVRRQCQPNPNASEPQILDYITQQHKLFIGIATAHALQLTSAWLWTTFAAVQADMREGNVDNLPELHALSSCLKALSTSDSLTLIEQCRFACGGHGYMLSSRLPTLYGYVAGIRTNEGDYTILMLQCARFLVKAFEQTEAGNSVSPTVSYLSHTASVGGWDASLEGIVSSFQQLAKGKISAAVTSIRRRVESGMSYEDAWQLSTVQLVAAAEAHCRAVICSAYWSETQRLTASSSANVRAVMQQLASLYITYWALERTGDLLRYCSISENDIVSLQQRYEELLALIRPNAVGLVDAFDIRDEILQSTLGAYDGRVYERLMAEAEKTPLNAEPVNRSFHTHFKPFMQGKL; translated from the exons ATGGCTCCAGAGGTTGCAGTGAATGAAGATTTGATTAGAGAAAGGAAAAAGTGTAATTTCAATATAGAAGAGCTGACGTATATCATTGACGGAGGAAGAGAAAGGACGGAGGATCGAAggaatatag AAAGCATTGCATTTAAGAAAGAGCATCTAGAAGTGGTAAATAAAGGTCCTCCAGAGGAATGCCTTAGCCTGAAGGAACGATATGAGAGAGCGATCGAGAAGTCCTGCCTATTTGCAGTCTTGTTCAAGAACTTTGTCTCGACTGGCGATGTTGATATTGAAACTATTGG GTCATCCTTTCTCCGGAGAACAGCAGACGCTTACCTAAACGAGCAGTCCCCATTCGCTGTTCATTTGGGCATGTTTGTGACTACAATCTTAGGCCAGGGCACGCCGGACCAGCAGGCTGAGTGGCTGCCTAGTGCTTTGGACATGCAGATTGTTGGCACGTATGCTCAG ACTGAATTGGGTCACGGCACCTTCATCCGAGGGCTAGAGACGACGGCGACGTACGACCCAGAAATGGAACAGTTCGTGCTGCACACCCCAACGCTCTCTGCTCATAAGTGGTGGCCTGGTggat TGGGAAAAACAGCCAACCACGCCGTCGTCATAGCCCAGCTATACACCAAAGGCGAGTGTCACGGAACCCACCCCTTCATAGTCCAGATCCGCGACAGGGAGAACCATATGCCGCTACCTGGCATCAGGGTGGGGGAGATCGGTCCAAGGATGGGGTACATTAACGCTGACAACGGCTTCCTGGGGTTCGACCACGTTAGGATACCTAGGGAAAATATGCTGATGAAGAATGCTCAGGTTTTGAAG GATGGTACTTACGTAAAGAAGTCCCACAAGAAGATGACGTACGGCACGATGGTGTTCATCCGCGTGATTCTGGTCAATGATGCAGCTTTCAACTTGGCGAAGGCCGTCACCATAGCAGTGCGCTACTCCGCTGTCAGGAGACAATGCCAGCCAAATCCCAA CGCTTCCGAACCTCAGATTCTGGACTACATAACGCAGCAGCACAAGTTGTTCATTGGCATTGCGACAGCACACGCCCTGCAGCTCACCAGCGCCTGGTTGTGGACCACCTTCGCCGCCGTACAGGCCGATATGAGAGAGGGGAACGTCGATAATTTACCAGAG CTCCACGCTTTATCCAGTTGCCTTAAAGCCCTCAGCACATCAGACTCCCTAACTCTCATAGAGCAGTGTCGCTTTGCGTGTGGTGGCCACGGATACATGTTGTCTTCACGTCTGCCAACCTTGTACGGCTATGTGGCGGGAATTCGGACTAACGAGGGAGACTACACTATATTGATGCTGCAGTGTGCAAG GTTTTTAGTAAAGGCCTTTGAGCAAACGGAAGCAGGGAACTCTGTTTCGCCCACCGTCTCTTACTTATCACACACGGCCTCCGTGGGTGGCTGGGATGCTTCGTTGGAAGGAATTGTATCATCGTTTCAACAGCTTGCTAAAGG GAAGATTTCTGCGGCTGTGACTAGCATCCGAAGAAGAGTGGAGAGTGGTATGAGCTACGAAGACGCCTGGCAGCTGTCTACGGTCCAGTTAGTGGCAGCAGCCGAG GCCCACTGCCGCGCCGTCATTTGCAGCGCCTACTGGAGTGAGACACAACGCCTGACTGCGTCGTCGTCAGCAAACGTCAGAGCCGTCATGCAGCAGCTGGCTTCTCTTTACATCACTTACTGGGCTTTGGAGAGGACTGGAGACTTATTGAGG TATTGCAGCATCAGCGAAAATGACATAGTAAGCCTGCAACAACGGTATGAAGAGTTATTAGCGCTCATCCGACCAAATGCTGTGGGACTCGTCGACGCCTTTGATATCAGAGATgag ATCCTGCAGTCAACCCTGGGCGCGTACGACGGCCGCGTGTACGAGCGGCTGATGGCGGAGGCCGAGAAGACTCCCCTCAACGCCGAGCCGGTAAACAGGAGCTTCCATACGCACTTCAAACCCTTCATGCAGGGGAAACTGTGA